From Pan paniscus chromosome 9, NHGRI_mPanPan1-v2.0_pri, whole genome shotgun sequence, the proteins below share one genomic window:
- the LOC100967430 gene encoding leucine-rich repeat-containing protein 51 isoform X2, with protein sequence MVEFQPSVTDLVNEEPRTGLRPLKRSKSGKSLTQSLWLNNNVLNDLRDFNQVASQLLEHPENLAWIDLSFNDLTSIDPVLTTFFNLSVLYLHGNSIQRLGEVNKLAVLPRLRSLTLHGNPMEEEKGYRQYVLCTLSRITTFDFSGVTKADRTTAEVWKRMNIKPKKAWIKRNTL encoded by the exons ATGGTGGAGTTTCAGCCATCAGTGACAG ATCTGGTAAATGAGGAGCCAAGGACAGGACTACGACCACTGAAGCGTTCAAAGTCGGGGAAATCACTGACCCAGTCCCTGTGGCTGAATAACAATGTTCTCAATGATCTGAGAGACTTCAACCAGGTGGCTTCACAGCTGTTGGAGCACCCAGAGAACCTGGCCTGGATCGACCTGTCCTTTAATGACCTGACTTCCATTGACCCT GTCCTAACAACTTTCTTCAACCTGAGCGTCCTCTATCTTCACGGCAACAGCATCCAGCGCCTGGGGGAGGTGAATAAGCTGGCTGTCCTTCCTCGGCTCCGTAGCCTGACACTCCATGGGAACCccatggaggaagagaaagggtaTAG GCAATATGTGCTGTGCACCCTGTCCCGTATCACCACGTTCGACTTCAGTGGGGTCACCAAAGCAGACCGCACCACAGCTGAAGTCTGGAAACGCATGAACATCAAGCCCAAGAAGGCCTGGATCAAGCGGAATACACTTTGA
- the LOC100967430 gene encoding leucine-rich repeat-containing protein 51 isoform X1, with protein MNKRDYMNTSVQEPPLDYSFRSIHVIQDLVNEEPRTGLRPLKRSKSGKSLTQSLWLNNNVLNDLRDFNQVASQLLEHPENLAWIDLSFNDLTSIDPVLTTFFNLSVLYLHGNSIQRLGEVNKLAVLPRLRSLTLHGNPMEEEKGYRQYVLCTLSRITTFDFSGVTKADRTTAEVWKRMNIKPKKAWIKRNTL; from the exons ATGAACAAACGGGACTATATGAACACTTCGGTACAGGAGCCCCCTCTTGACTACTCCTTCAGAAGCATCCACGTCATTCAAG ATCTGGTAAATGAGGAGCCAAGGACAGGACTACGACCACTGAAGCGTTCAAAGTCGGGGAAATCACTGACCCAGTCCCTGTGGCTGAATAACAATGTTCTCAATGATCTGAGAGACTTCAACCAGGTGGCTTCACAGCTGTTGGAGCACCCAGAGAACCTGGCCTGGATCGACCTGTCCTTTAATGACCTGACTTCCATTGACCCT GTCCTAACAACTTTCTTCAACCTGAGCGTCCTCTATCTTCACGGCAACAGCATCCAGCGCCTGGGGGAGGTGAATAAGCTGGCTGTCCTTCCTCGGCTCCGTAGCCTGACACTCCATGGGAACCccatggaggaagagaaagggtaTAG GCAATATGTGCTGTGCACCCTGTCCCGTATCACCACGTTCGACTTCAGTGGGGTCACCAAAGCAGACCGCACCACAGCTGAAGTCTGGAAACGCATGAACATCAAGCCCAAGAAGGCCTGGATCAAGCGGAATACACTTTGA